The Thermoplasmata archaeon genome includes a window with the following:
- the rpl4p gene encoding 50S ribosomal protein L4: MPKREGGGKKKAGAKSDRAGTGGSGAEKASRAPEVGVYSLKGEKLRNVELPAIFRTPLRRDLIRRDFNAIRAGRRQPYGQSPLSGMKHSVEWWGKGRGVSRVTRIKGQFRGAQSPGTVGGRPAHPPRAERVWAKKINHKERLLARASALGATCSKELVSARGHRFREGLSLPVVVEDEFEKLETTKDVIEALKSVGVYEDVERAWSGKHQRAGKGKMRGRRFRSPKSLLIVVSRKDGVERGARNLSGVDIATPRQLNTELLAPGGDPGRLSLFTESAIEELRRWKIG; encoded by the coding sequence ATGCCTAAGAGAGAGGGTGGAGGGAAGAAGAAGGCCGGGGCCAAGAGCGACCGGGCCGGAACCGGCGGCTCAGGCGCCGAGAAGGCGTCGAGAGCGCCGGAGGTCGGGGTCTACAGCCTCAAGGGTGAGAAGCTCAGAAATGTTGAGCTCCCGGCAATCTTCAGAACCCCCCTGAGGCGGGATCTCATCCGGAGGGATTTCAACGCAATCCGGGCCGGCCGGAGGCAGCCATACGGCCAGAGCCCGCTATCAGGAATGAAGCACAGCGTGGAGTGGTGGGGGAAGGGGAGGGGCGTCTCTAGGGTGACCAGAATCAAGGGACAGTTCAGGGGTGCCCAGTCCCCCGGAACCGTCGGAGGTAGACCGGCCCATCCTCCGAGGGCAGAGAGGGTATGGGCGAAGAAAATCAACCATAAAGAGAGGTTGCTCGCCCGCGCCTCTGCCCTCGGGGCCACATGCAGTAAGGAGCTTGTCTCGGCCCGGGGCCACCGCTTCAGGGAAGGACTTTCCCTTCCCGTCGTCGTGGAGGACGAATTCGAGAAGCTCGAGACGACGAAAGACGTTATTGAGGCTCTGAAGAGCGTCGGGGTCTACGAGGACGTAGAGCGCGCCTGGAGCGGGAAGCACCAGCGCGCCGGGAAGGGCAAGATGCGCGGGAGGAGGTTCAGATCCCCGAAGAGCCTCCTCATTGTGGTCTCTAGAAAAGACGGTGTCGAGAGAGGCGCCCGGAATCTCTCAGGAGTGGATATTGCGACACCCCGACAGCTCAACACGGAGCTGCTCGCGCCCGGCGGAGACCCCGGGAGGCTCTCCCTCTTCACAGAGAGCGCAATTGAGGAGTTGAGGAGGTGGAAGATTGGCTAG
- a CDS encoding 50S ribosomal protein L3 has translation MAQKSHPKRGSRGYWPRKRIPDLTPRFSSWPELGPESSPRLQGFAGYKAGMTHAIIRNTNKDSVTADQEIQTPVTVLEVPPMRVAAVRFYSGGPYGLRCMTEIWADKLDKSLERLLTIETSGREGPREAPEGGGEKHGKGKKGGGGKSGGLSEELEAKFKGLDISRVEEVRVLVHTQPELVTGIPKKVPDLMEVRVGGGTIPQRVEYAKSLLGKEVRVSDFAEEGKVVDVAGITKGKGFAGTIKRWHPKLLSHKNSKHRRLVGTLGPHFPSYVQRTVPQAGQLGLHQRTEFNKLILRIGEKGDEVNPAGGFLNYGLVRNSYVLIQGSVPGCAKRLVKLRDAIRYIGPPPGKPEVLYISKESKQGS, from the coding sequence ATGGCCCAGAAGAGCCATCCCAAGCGAGGGTCGAGGGGCTATTGGCCCCGGAAGAGAATACCCGACCTGACCCCGAGGTTCAGCAGCTGGCCCGAGCTCGGGCCCGAGAGTTCCCCGAGGTTGCAGGGCTTCGCCGGCTACAAGGCCGGGATGACCCACGCGATTATAAGGAACACGAACAAGGACAGCGTCACGGCGGACCAAGAGATTCAGACCCCGGTAACGGTTCTCGAGGTTCCGCCGATGCGCGTCGCGGCGGTCAGGTTCTACAGCGGGGGCCCCTATGGTCTCAGGTGCATGACGGAAATCTGGGCGGACAAGCTCGATAAGAGCCTCGAGCGCCTTCTGACTATCGAGACGAGTGGGCGGGAGGGCCCGCGTGAGGCCCCGGAGGGCGGTGGGGAGAAACACGGTAAGGGCAAAAAGGGCGGCGGAGGTAAGAGCGGAGGTCTCTCGGAGGAGTTGGAGGCGAAGTTCAAAGGTCTCGACATCTCGCGTGTGGAGGAGGTGAGGGTTCTGGTCCACACCCAGCCCGAGCTCGTCACCGGCATCCCCAAGAAAGTCCCGGACCTGATGGAGGTTAGGGTTGGCGGGGGGACGATTCCGCAGAGGGTGGAATATGCCAAATCCCTTCTCGGAAAAGAGGTGCGTGTGAGCGACTTTGCAGAGGAGGGCAAGGTCGTGGACGTCGCCGGGATAACGAAGGGCAAGGGCTTCGCCGGAACCATCAAGAGGTGGCACCCGAAGCTCCTGAGCCACAAGAACAGCAAGCACCGCAGGCTCGTCGGCACCCTCGGACCCCACTTCCCTTCTTATGTCCAGCGGACGGTTCCGCAGGCTGGCCAGCTCGGCCTACACCAGAGGACCGAGTTCAACAAACTGATTCTCAGAATCGGAGAGAAGGGTGATGAGGTCAATCCCGCAGGCGGCTTCCTGAACTATGGGCTCGTGCGCAACAGCTATGTTCTGATTCAGGGCTCCGTGCCGGGGTGCGCCAAGAGGCTGGTCAAGCTGCGCGACGCCATAAGATACATCGGGCCTCCGCCCGGTAAGCCGGAGGTTCTCTACATCTCAAAAGAGTCGAAGCAGGGTTCGTGA
- a CDS encoding 50S ribosomal protein L23, producing MARDPYEVVLTPYVTEKTMDLMIREHRFRGRGKERKPARLNSLEFIVHRRANKKEIKLAVEKLFEVKVERVNTFISKDGKHAIVKLHRDYSAEELGTRIGIF from the coding sequence TTGGCTAGGGACCCCTACGAGGTCGTCCTCACCCCCTACGTGACCGAGAAAACGATGGACCTTATGATTCGGGAGCACAGGTTCCGCGGCAGGGGCAAGGAGAGGAAGCCCGCCAGGCTCAACAGCCTGGAGTTCATAGTGCACAGGAGGGCAAATAAGAAGGAGATAAAGCTCGCGGTGGAGAAGCTGTTCGAGGTGAAAGTGGAGAGGGTGAACACGTTCATAAGTAAGGATGGAAAGCATGCGATAGTGAAGCTGCACAGGGACTACTCGGCAGAGGAGCTCGGAACGAGGATAGGAATCTTCTGA
- a CDS encoding peptidylprolyl isomerase, with product MAAEGSLPLVAIETDRGRIVLELFKNDAPGTVANFVKLVKKGFYNNLTFHRVIPNFMIQGGCPFGDGTGDAGYTIKCEVDRNPRKHLRGSLSMAHRGRDTGSCQFFICHSPQPHLDGKHTVFGQVVEGMDVVDRIQKGDVMRKVYMLKE from the coding sequence GACAGGGGGAGAATCGTGCTGGAGCTCTTCAAGAACGACGCGCCCGGCACGGTCGCGAACTTCGTGAAGCTGGTGAAGAAGGGCTTCTACAACAACCTGACCTTCCACAGGGTGATACCCAACTTCATGATTCAGGGCGGCTGCCCCTTCGGCGACGGCACGGGCGACGCCGGCTACACGATCAAATGCGAGGTCGACCGCAACCCGCGGAAGCACCTGAGGGGCTCGCTCTCGATGGCCCACAGGGGCCGAGACACGGGCTCCTGCCAGTTCTTCATCTGCCACTCCCCGCAGCCCCACCTCGACGGCAAGCACACAGTGTTCGGGCAGGTCGTCGAGGGCATGGACGTCGTGGACAGAATTCAGAAAGGGGACGTGATGAGGAAGGTATACATGCTCAAGGAGTAG
- a CDS encoding 50S ribosomal protein L2 — MGKRIIVRRRGKGGIYSSPGHRHRGDVRHIPVLSCTGVVEEILHAPGRTTPLARVSYEDRGARKEALVLAPETLYVGQRIAVGPDAPLEVGNTLPLGRVPVGTQVHNIEARPGDGGKFARAAGEAAIVVSQGEQTTVRLPSGNFKTLSPLCRATIGILSGGGRKEKPFVKAGKKFAALRPTAKIFPKVKGVSMNPVDHPHGGGAHPHVGRPSTVARGAWPGQKVGRLSPKRRSRK, encoded by the coding sequence ATGGGAAAGAGAATAATCGTCCGGAGAAGAGGGAAGGGAGGAATATACTCCTCCCCGGGCCATAGGCACAGGGGCGACGTAAGGCACATACCTGTCCTCAGCTGCACGGGCGTCGTGGAGGAGATTCTCCACGCCCCCGGAAGAACAACTCCTCTGGCGAGGGTGAGCTACGAGGACAGGGGAGCGAGGAAAGAGGCACTCGTCCTCGCTCCAGAGACATTATATGTGGGCCAGAGAATCGCTGTGGGCCCTGACGCCCCCCTCGAGGTCGGAAATACCCTTCCACTGGGCAGGGTTCCCGTGGGAACGCAGGTCCACAATATTGAAGCAAGGCCCGGCGACGGGGGAAAATTCGCGCGCGCGGCCGGCGAGGCGGCGATCGTGGTGAGCCAAGGCGAGCAAACGACCGTCCGGCTTCCCTCGGGGAACTTCAAGACCCTGAGCCCCCTGTGCAGGGCCACCATAGGAATACTTTCCGGTGGCGGGAGGAAGGAGAAGCCTTTTGTCAAGGCTGGAAAGAAATTCGCCGCCCTGCGGCCGACCGCGAAGATATTCCCAAAGGTTAAGGGCGTATCTATGAACCCCGTCGACCATCCGCACGGCGGTGGTGCCCACCCGCACGTCGGCCGACCCAGCACTGTGGCGCGCGGGGCCTGGCCCGGCCAGAAGGTTGGTCGTCTCAGCCCGAAGAGGAGGTCCCGGAAGTGA